The following is a genomic window from Mycolicibacterium sp. TY81.
ACACCCATCGGGGCGGTTTTGCTGAGATCGACCGGGCTGCCGAAGGTGATGACGCTGGCGATGCCGGCGCTGCGCCGGTACGCGGAGGTCTGATAGCAGAACATGCCGCCCTGCGAGTAGCCGGCGAGGTGGACGTCGCCGCCGGTCAAGTTGACCATCTCATCGATGGCCGCGTCGACCGCCAGCACATGGTCGGCCAGGTTGCGCTCGAGACCGCCCGCTTCCTTCTCCGGCGAGCCGAAGTCGATGACCCACGGGTCGATGCCGTTGTCGATCAGAGTGCGGACGCCGCTGGCCTGCGGCGATACGTCGAATACGTCGGCGGTGAGCATCAGCGGTGGCACCAGCAGCACCTGGGGACGGCCTGCCTCGCCGGTGGTGCGGTAGCGCCGCAGCTTGTGGATGCGGCCCTGGGCGACGACGTCGTACGGCGCCGGCTCTTCGCCCGTCTCCAACCCGCCGTAGCGAGCAACTTCCAGCCAGTTGCGAGTCGTCGCCACAACCCTGTCGAACATTCAGTCCGCCCTTTCGCTCAACACTCGGTGCAGATCATGCCAAGCGGACGCGTTCACCACGGCAGTTTGACCGCCAGCCGCGGTGCCGGCGGGTTCGTCGACCGCAAATGCACGTCGGTCGAACGGATCGGATCGAGGACGCGGGTCAGGAAAGTTAGCTGATCAGCCAGCGCCGCCTCATGGCAGGGGCCGTCGTAGAAATCGAAATGCTCGGCGGGGTACTCGACCAGATGGGCCAGGTACCCGGCCTTCTTCGCGGCGCGGCGGGCGGCATCGGGCGGCGCGATGAGGTCGTTGGTGCCCACCTGCACCAGCAGCGGGCACTCCAGTTCACTGGCGTGGACGGTCGGGCGGTTGAACGCCATCTCGAGCACGGTGCGGGCGGCGAACTCGTTGCGCCAGGTGGGGCCGGCGAGGGCGGTGTAGGCCTCCTCGGACCCGGGCGTGGTGAGAGCCGCGGTGGCGCCGGGTTGTCCGACGACCGGCAGATAGTGCGGCCGGCGGCCCAACCGGGCTCCGGCGGCATCGAACAGCCCGTGCGCGAGCACGCGGGCTATCGGCCCGGCCCCGGCCGCCCGGAATGCCTGCAGCAAGGCGGCCATGCCGTCGGTCGCGGGACACATCGAAACCACGGCGGCCACGCGCTGGTCCTCGGCGGCGACGGCGATGACGTGCCCGCCCGAATACGACGTGCCCCACAGCGCGATGCGGTCGCGGTCGACACCCGGGAGGTTTCGGGCGGCGTCGACGGCGGCGTGATAGTCCTGCCGCTGCTTGTTCACCGAAATATCCTGGCGGGGTTCGCCTTCCGAATCGCCGAAGCCGCGGTAGTCGAACAGCACCACGTCCATCCCGGCGGCGGCGAAAGGCTCGGCGAACGGCATCAGGCCGGAGTCGCGGGTGCCGCCGAAGCCGTGGGCCATGACGACGCACGGCCGCCCGCTCTTTCCGGTCAGTGCGTCACTCCGGGCGGTCAGATGCGAAGCGGCACAACGCTCACCGTGACTGATGAATACGAAGTCGGTTGTCATGATCGCTCCTTCGGTCAGACCACGGACAGTGGTGCGGCGGCGGGCGTGAAGACGAGGGCGGGATCCTCGATGGGCCCGTTGCGCAGCCGCTCTTGGTCCATTTCGTAGGCATGCTTGAAAGCCCACGGGCCGTAGGTGCCGCCGCGCGGGAACTTCGCGACGGCCCGCTGGACATAGCCGGACGTCATGTCCAGCAAGGGAACTCGTTCCATGGTCCCGTCCTCGAGGATCGGGACCACCTTGGCGTAGCCGTGCTCGTCCATGTAGTCGAGCATTCGGCAGAAGTGCTCGCACACCAGATCGACCTTCAAGGTCCAGGCGATGTTGGTGTAGCCGACGGCGAACGCGAAATTCGGCACGCCGGACAGCATCATGGCCTTGTAGACCGTGAGGTCCGGGAGATGCAGCAGGTGTCCGTCGACGCTCAGCGCGATCTTCCCGAAGGGGACCATGTTCAGTCCGGTCGCCGAGATGATGATGTCGGCAGCCAGTTCCTGGCCGGACTTCAAGAGGATGCCGTGCTTGGTGAACCGCTCGATGTGGTCGGTGACGATCGACGCCTTGCCCGACGAGACCATCTTGAACAGGTCGCCGTCGGGCACCATGGCCAGGCGCTGCTGCCACGGGTTGTACCTGGGCGTGAAGTGCGTGTCGACGTCGAAATTCTTGGGCAGCTGTCGAGCCACGTTGGCGATCAACAGCTTTCGCATCAGCTTCGGGTGGCGCATACACATCTTGAACATTCCGCGGTTCAGCGAGATGTTCTTGCGCCGCACGATCTTGTACGCCCGCTCGTGGCCGAGCACCTTGTTGAGCACGTTGGCGATCGGGTCGGACGCCGGTATCGAGAACACGTAGCTCGGGGACCGCTGCAGCATGGTGACGTGCGCGGCCTTGTCGGCCATGTTCGGGATCAGCGTGACGGCCGTCGCGCCGCTGCCGATGACGACGACGTTCTTGCCGGTGTAGTCCAGGTCTTTCGGCCACAGTTGGGGGTGGATCACCGGGCCCTCGAAATCCTCGCGGCCGGGGAAGTCGGGGATGTACGGGTTCTCGTAGTCGTAGTACCCGGTGCCCAGGAACAGGAAGCGTGAGGTGAACGTCTCGGTGTGCCCGTCGTGGGTGGTCGAGACGGTCCAAAGCCCTTGCCGGGAATCGAAATTCGCCGAATCCACGTGGTAACCGAACCGGATGTGGCCGGCCAGGTCGTTCTCCTCGACGGTCTGCTGCAGGTAGTCGAGGATGATGTGCCCGTCCGCGATGGACTTGCGGTGCGTCC
Proteins encoded in this region:
- a CDS encoding alpha/beta hydrolase codes for the protein MTTDFVFISHGERCAASHLTARSDALTGKSGRPCVVMAHGFGGTRDSGLMPFAEPFAAAGMDVVLFDYRGFGDSEGEPRQDISVNKQRQDYHAAVDAARNLPGVDRDRIALWGTSYSGGHVIAVAAEDQRVAAVVSMCPATDGMAALLQAFRAAGAGPIARVLAHGLFDAAGARLGRRPHYLPVVGQPGATAALTTPGSEEAYTALAGPTWRNEFAARTVLEMAFNRPTVHASELECPLLVQVGTNDLIAPPDAARRAAKKAGYLAHLVEYPAEHFDFYDGPCHEAALADQLTFLTRVLDPIRSTDVHLRSTNPPAPRLAVKLPW
- a CDS encoding NAD(P)/FAD-dependent oxidoreductase, encoding MTTTAPIDVLVIGAGISGIGMAYHLKHFRPGTSFVVLEGRDAIGGTWSLHQYPGIRSDSDMPTFGFGFKPWTHRKSIADGHIILDYLQQTVEENDLAGHIRFGYHVDSANFDSRQGLWTVSTTHDGHTETFTSRFLFLGTGYYDYENPYIPDFPGREDFEGPVIHPQLWPKDLDYTGKNVVVIGSGATAVTLIPNMADKAAHVTMLQRSPSYVFSIPASDPIANVLNKVLGHERAYKIVRRKNISLNRGMFKMCMRHPKLMRKLLIANVARQLPKNFDVDTHFTPRYNPWQQRLAMVPDGDLFKMVSSGKASIVTDHIERFTKHGILLKSGQELAADIIISATGLNMVPFGKIALSVDGHLLHLPDLTVYKAMMLSGVPNFAFAVGYTNIAWTLKVDLVCEHFCRMLDYMDEHGYAKVVPILEDGTMERVPLLDMTSGYVQRAVAKFPRGGTYGPWAFKHAYEMDQERLRNGPIEDPALVFTPAAAPLSVV